A stretch of Microtus pennsylvanicus isolate mMicPen1 chromosome 5, mMicPen1.hap1, whole genome shotgun sequence DNA encodes these proteins:
- the Phkg2 gene encoding phosphorylase b kinase gamma catalytic chain, liver/testis isoform isoform X1: MTLDVGPEDELPDWAAAKEFYQKYDPKDVIGRGVSSVVRRCVHRATGDEFAVKIMEVTAERLSPEQLQEVREATQREMHILRQVAGHPHIITLIDSYESSSFMFLVFDLMRKGELFDYLTEKVALSEKETRSIMRSLLEAVNFLHANNIVHRDLKPENILLDDNMQIRLSDFGFSCHLEPGEKLRELCGTPGYLAPEILKCSMDETHPGYGKEVDLWACGVILFTLLAGSPPFWHRRQILMLRMIMEGQYQFSSPEWDDRSDTVKDLISKLLQVNPEERLTAEQALQHPFFERCEGSQPWNLTPRQKFRVAVWTILAAGRVALSTNHLRPLTKNALLGDPYALRPVRRLIDNCAFRLYGHWVKKGEQQNRAALFQHQPPRPFPALATEEEGGSNTITEDEATLVLG, translated from the exons ATGACGTTGGACGTGGGGCCGGAGGATGAGCTGCCCGACTGGGCTGCGGCCAAAGAGTTTTACCAGAAGTACGACCCTAAGGACGTCATTGGCAG AGGGGTGAGCTCCGTGGTTCGCCGCTGCGTTCATCGAGCTACTGGTGATGAGTTCGCTGTGAAGATCATGGAGGTGACGGCTGAACGGCTGAGTCCCGAACAGCTGCAGGAGGTGCGGGAAGCCACCCAGCGAGAGATGCACATTCTTCGCCAGGTCGCTGGCCACCCCCATATCA tCACTCTCATCGATTCCTACGAGTCTTCTAGCTTCATGTTCCTGGTGTTTGACCT GATGCGGAAAGGAGAGCTGTTCGACTATCTCACGGAGAAGGTGGCCCTCTCAGAAAAGGAAACCAG GTCCATCATGAGGTCTCTGCTGGAGGCCGTGAACTTTCTTCATGCCAACAACATTGTCCACCGAGACCTGAAGCCCGAAAATATTCTCCTAGATGACAACATGCAGATCCGCCTTTCCGACTTTGGATTCTCCTGCCATTTGGAACCTGGCGAAAAGCTTCGAG AGCTGTGTGGGACCCCTGGGTATCTAGCACCAGAGATCCTTAAATGCTCCATGGATGAAACCCACCCAGGCTACGGCAAAGAAGTCGACCT CTGGGCCTGTGGGGTGATCTTGTTCACACTTCTGGCTGGCTCGCCACCATTCTGGCACCGGCGCCAAATCCTGATGCTACGTATGATCATGGAAGGGCAATACCAATTTAGTTCTCCCGAGTGGGATGACCGCTCCGACACCGTCAAGGACCTG ATCTCAAAGCTGCTACAGGTGAATCCTGAGGAGCGCCTGACAGCTGAGCAAGCCCTGCAGCACCCCTTCTTTGAGCGCTGCGAAGGCAGCCAACCTTGGAACCTCACACCTCGCCAGAAGTTCCGG GTGGCAGTGTGGACAATCCTGGCTGCTGGACGAGTGGCACTGAGCACCAACCACTTACGGCCACTGACCAAGAATGCACTGTTGGGAGACCCCTACGCACTGAGGCCAGTGCGGCGCCTCATTGACAACTGTGCCTTCCGGCTCTACGGGCACTGGGTGAAGAAGGGGGAGCAGCAGAACCGCGCAGCCCTCTTCCAGCACCAGCCTCCTAGGCCGTTCCCCGCCTTGGCCACTGAAGAAGAAGGGGGCTCCAACACTATCACAGAGGACGAGGCTACACTGGTGCTGGGCTAG
- the Phkg2 gene encoding phosphorylase b kinase gamma catalytic chain, liver/testis isoform isoform X2, protein MTLDVGPEDELPDWAAAKEFYQKYDPKDVIGRMRKGELFDYLTEKVALSEKETRSIMRSLLEAVNFLHANNIVHRDLKPENILLDDNMQIRLSDFGFSCHLEPGEKLRELCGTPGYLAPEILKCSMDETHPGYGKEVDLWACGVILFTLLAGSPPFWHRRQILMLRMIMEGQYQFSSPEWDDRSDTVKDLISKLLQVNPEERLTAEQALQHPFFERCEGSQPWNLTPRQKFRVAVWTILAAGRVALSTNHLRPLTKNALLGDPYALRPVRRLIDNCAFRLYGHWVKKGEQQNRAALFQHQPPRPFPALATEEEGGSNTITEDEATLVLG, encoded by the exons ATGACGTTGGACGTGGGGCCGGAGGATGAGCTGCCCGACTGGGCTGCGGCCAAAGAGTTTTACCAGAAGTACGACCCTAAGGACGTCATTGGCAG GATGCGGAAAGGAGAGCTGTTCGACTATCTCACGGAGAAGGTGGCCCTCTCAGAAAAGGAAACCAG GTCCATCATGAGGTCTCTGCTGGAGGCCGTGAACTTTCTTCATGCCAACAACATTGTCCACCGAGACCTGAAGCCCGAAAATATTCTCCTAGATGACAACATGCAGATCCGCCTTTCCGACTTTGGATTCTCCTGCCATTTGGAACCTGGCGAAAAGCTTCGAG AGCTGTGTGGGACCCCTGGGTATCTAGCACCAGAGATCCTTAAATGCTCCATGGATGAAACCCACCCAGGCTACGGCAAAGAAGTCGACCT CTGGGCCTGTGGGGTGATCTTGTTCACACTTCTGGCTGGCTCGCCACCATTCTGGCACCGGCGCCAAATCCTGATGCTACGTATGATCATGGAAGGGCAATACCAATTTAGTTCTCCCGAGTGGGATGACCGCTCCGACACCGTCAAGGACCTG ATCTCAAAGCTGCTACAGGTGAATCCTGAGGAGCGCCTGACAGCTGAGCAAGCCCTGCAGCACCCCTTCTTTGAGCGCTGCGAAGGCAGCCAACCTTGGAACCTCACACCTCGCCAGAAGTTCCGG GTGGCAGTGTGGACAATCCTGGCTGCTGGACGAGTGGCACTGAGCACCAACCACTTACGGCCACTGACCAAGAATGCACTGTTGGGAGACCCCTACGCACTGAGGCCAGTGCGGCGCCTCATTGACAACTGTGCCTTCCGGCTCTACGGGCACTGGGTGAAGAAGGGGGAGCAGCAGAACCGCGCAGCCCTCTTCCAGCACCAGCCTCCTAGGCCGTTCCCCGCCTTGGCCACTGAAGAAGAAGGGGGCTCCAACACTATCACAGAGGACGAGGCTACACTGGTGCTGGGCTAG
- the Phkg2 gene encoding phosphorylase b kinase gamma catalytic chain, liver/testis isoform isoform X3 → MFLVFDLMRKGELFDYLTEKVALSEKETRSIMRSLLEAVNFLHANNIVHRDLKPENILLDDNMQIRLSDFGFSCHLEPGEKLRELCGTPGYLAPEILKCSMDETHPGYGKEVDLWACGVILFTLLAGSPPFWHRRQILMLRMIMEGQYQFSSPEWDDRSDTVKDLISKLLQVNPEERLTAEQALQHPFFERCEGSQPWNLTPRQKFRVAVWTILAAGRVALSTNHLRPLTKNALLGDPYALRPVRRLIDNCAFRLYGHWVKKGEQQNRAALFQHQPPRPFPALATEEEGGSNTITEDEATLVLG, encoded by the exons ATGTTCCTGGTGTTTGACCT GATGCGGAAAGGAGAGCTGTTCGACTATCTCACGGAGAAGGTGGCCCTCTCAGAAAAGGAAACCAG GTCCATCATGAGGTCTCTGCTGGAGGCCGTGAACTTTCTTCATGCCAACAACATTGTCCACCGAGACCTGAAGCCCGAAAATATTCTCCTAGATGACAACATGCAGATCCGCCTTTCCGACTTTGGATTCTCCTGCCATTTGGAACCTGGCGAAAAGCTTCGAG AGCTGTGTGGGACCCCTGGGTATCTAGCACCAGAGATCCTTAAATGCTCCATGGATGAAACCCACCCAGGCTACGGCAAAGAAGTCGACCT CTGGGCCTGTGGGGTGATCTTGTTCACACTTCTGGCTGGCTCGCCACCATTCTGGCACCGGCGCCAAATCCTGATGCTACGTATGATCATGGAAGGGCAATACCAATTTAGTTCTCCCGAGTGGGATGACCGCTCCGACACCGTCAAGGACCTG ATCTCAAAGCTGCTACAGGTGAATCCTGAGGAGCGCCTGACAGCTGAGCAAGCCCTGCAGCACCCCTTCTTTGAGCGCTGCGAAGGCAGCCAACCTTGGAACCTCACACCTCGCCAGAAGTTCCGG GTGGCAGTGTGGACAATCCTGGCTGCTGGACGAGTGGCACTGAGCACCAACCACTTACGGCCACTGACCAAGAATGCACTGTTGGGAGACCCCTACGCACTGAGGCCAGTGCGGCGCCTCATTGACAACTGTGCCTTCCGGCTCTACGGGCACTGGGTGAAGAAGGGGGAGCAGCAGAACCGCGCAGCCCTCTTCCAGCACCAGCCTCCTAGGCCGTTCCCCGCCTTGGCCACTGAAGAAGAAGGGGGCTCCAACACTATCACAGAGGACGAGGCTACACTGGTGCTGGGCTAG
- the Cfap119 gene encoding cilia- and flagella-associated protein 119 produces the protein MAQKDKEMISPQSSQNLGIKMQPESEQLPQMQQELERCPSSVGELAMRTETDVMSESDAAATTSAEVAEDPGANLFPPPLPQPRICMWKYLDLHSMHRLEKAATVEEMREVLAELLELGYPEQSLRDAIILDLFSYALIFCRQQGFSLEQTSAACALLQDLHKACIATPLGNVEECYRYFTSVLFCHGVRRPPFSIDLFKEEQLLALADYVVNTYFRHFKLYKYVFTPQVRLDLSLTYMGLQLPQPEEKEGEEAVEQAATPQEQEPETEIQPEQQPSEVCILQTYIKTQLSKELRQLQQLVEERLKESEERLSSKLAALERPYQPPPSKGKTKTK, from the exons ATGGCTCAGAAGGACAAAGAGATGATCAGCCCCCAATccagccagaacctgggaatTAAGATGCAGCCGGAATCTGAACAGCTCCCCCAAATGCAGCAGGAACTGGAGAGGTGTCCCAGCTCGGTGGGTGAACTGGCCATGAGGACTGAAACAGACGTGATGTCTGAGTCTGACGCAGCGGCCACCACCTCTGCGGAAGTGGCTGAAGATCCCGGAGCCAACTTGTTCCCG CCACCACTACCCCAGCCCCGGATCTGTATGTG GAAATACCTGGATCTCCATTCTATGCACAGACTGGAGAAGGCAGCCACTGTGGAAGAGATGAGAGA AGTGCTagctgagctcctggagcttgGCTATCCTGAACAGAGCCTACGGGATGCTATTATCTTGGACCTCTTTTCCTATGCACTCATCTTCTGCCGCCAGCAGGGCTTTTCACTAGAGCAGACATCAGCAGCTTGTGCCTTGCTCCAAGATCTTCACAAGGCCTGTATTG CAACCCCTTTGGGCAATGTGGAGGAATGTTACCGCTACTTTACCAGCGTTCTCTTTTGCCATGGAGTCAGG CGGCCCCCGTTCAGCATCGACCTCTTTAAGGAGGAACAGCTGCTGGCACTGGCAGACTATGTGGTCAACACCTACTTCCGCCACTTCAAGCTCTACAAATACGTCTTTACACCCCAG GTTCGGCTGGACCTTTCTTTGACTTACATGGGGCTACAGCTACCTCAGCCAGAGG AGAAAGAAGGCGAGGAGGCAGTGGAACAAGCAGCTACTCCACAGGAGCAAGAACCAGAGACTGAGATCCAGCCAGAGCAACAGCCAA GCGAGGTGTGCATCCTTCAAACCTACATCAAGACGCAGCTGAGCAAGGAGCTGAGGCAGCTGCAGCAGCTGGTGGAGGAGCGGCTCAAGGAGAGCGAGGAAAGACTGAGCAGCAAACTGGCTGCCCTGGAGCGGCCCTACCAGCCACCTCCCAGCAAAGGCAAGACCAAGACCAAGTGA